AAACCAACCACATTTAAGCCGTAAACCTTTGCCGGATGGCCATCAGCCATAGAATAGGGGACAATATCCTGAACTATCTTAGAACATCCGCCGGTAATAGACAATGTTCCGATTCTGCAAAACTGATGCACGGCTGTCAACCCTCCGATCACTGCCCTGTCTTCTACGGTTACATGTCCGGCCAATGTAGCAACATTAGCCAGGATTACGTCACTGCCGACTATGCAATCATGGGCTAAATGAGCATAGGCCATAATTAAATTATTATTACCGACAATCGTAGGGTTTTTTTCGCTGCTCCCAAGGTTTATGGTTACATATTCCCTGATTATATTATTATCGCCGATAATCACTTTGGTTTTCTCTCCTTTATATTTCAAATCCTGGGAAATGCTCCCTATCACAGCCCCATTAAATATACGGCATCCTTTGCCAATTTCTGTCCATCCCTCTATTGAAACCCGCGAGCCAATCTTGGCTCCGCTCTTAATGGCTACATTCTTCCCTATGGTTGTAAAAGGCCCAATTTCTACATCATCAGCTAATTTAGCCTCCCGATGAATAACAGCGGTTTTATCTATCTTCATAGTTTATTCTACCTATTATGCACAGATGATAACGAAGCTGTCATTGCGAGGAAGGAACGAAGCGTGATTGCTTCGCCCGTCATTGCGAGGCGCCGAAGGCACCGAAGCAATCCCCTTACGGGGAGGCTTCGCACTCTCAAAGACGGGCTCGCAACAGACTGCGCAATCTCAAAAAGAGAGATTGCTTCGGCTGGCTTCCGCCAGCCTCGCAACGACGTCTGTGTGTTAAACGGCGGTTACCAGCGAAAACATCAATTCTGCCTCGCAAGCCACCTTACCTTCCACTAAGGCACGGGTACGCACCTGGCCGGTACGCGACTTGATTTTTATAACGTCCACTTCCAATATCAACCTATCCCCGGGAACTACGGTTCTGCGAAACTTTACGTTATTCATACTTACAAAATAGGCCAGTTTCCCTATATTTTCTTTCCTGGAGAGCATTAGCACCCCGGCTGTCTGGGCCAGGGCTTCTACGACTAAAACTCCGGGCATTATCGGCCGCTGAGGAAAATGCCCTGTAAAAAATTGCTCTCCGGCAGTAACATTTTTGAGGCCCACGATGCGCTTACTTTCCTCAACTTTCAAAATTCTATCCACCAAAAGAAAAGGGTACCTGTGCGGTAAAATCTTTTTAATGTCATTTATATCCAACTGAGTTTGCCCGGATGCCAATAAATCTTCTCCTTTTATAGCTGCCCCAATCTTTTTCTGTTCATAATGCCTGAGCTGCCGAAGCAGTCTAAGATTCATAGAGTGCCCGCTTCTTATAGCTATGATATGCCCTTTTAACGGCCTTCCCAACAGATAAATATCACCAATAATGTCCAAAACCTTATGGCGCGCACACTCATCTTTGAACCTGAATTTGTTTTCAATCACGCCTTTTTTGCCAATCACCAGAGTATTTTTATAATCAGCTCCCCCGCCTAAACCCTGCTTTGTTAATTCATCAGTCTCACATTCCAGGCAAAACGTGCGTGCGGGAGCAATTTCTTTTTCAAATAAAGAAGGATCTAATTCAAAAGTGACATATTGCGCTTTTAAAAGAGGGTGGTCATAACTTAAAGTATATGAAACTTTAAATTGCTCATCGGGCAATATCACCATAGCTGTCTTTTCTTCTTGAATACAAATGGGTTCCTTAATAGTTAAATATCCTTTGGGGGCTTCCTGCTCGACTATACCTGCTTTTTTTAGAGTCTCGACAAACCTTGATGCGCTCCCGTCAAAACAGGGCATTTCATCATTGTCTATTTCAATAATTAAATTATCTATCTCCAACCCTGCGAGGCCAGATATAGCATGTTCTATAGTATGAACTTCCGCGTTATTGGCTCTAATCGAAGTTCTTCGTCTTCGCCTGGTCACATCAATAATGTTAGATAATTGCGCAGCGATAACAGGATTGCCGGGCAAATCAATTCTGACAAAATTCACTCCCGTGTTAATTTCTGCCGGTTTAAATCTGATGTTGACTTTATTGCCGCTGTGCAGTCCTGCACCGGAAAGCTTTACTTCATTAGTTATGGTTTTTTGCAATTTCATCTTTTCCCTCTGTTTTTTTCTCTAAAGCGGCAACTCTTTTAAAAATCTCGGGCAGCCTTTTCATGCAGACATTCATCCTTTTGGCTAAACTAAAAGGTCTGGCCGGACTACCCACAACCTGGGAGCCGTTTATTAAAGACTTGCTTACGCCAGCCTGAGCGCCAACTATGCAATTATCGCCGATGGTAATGTGGCCTACCACGCCAGCCTGTCCCGCCAGAATAACATTTTTACCGATAACGGTGCTGCCTGAAATACCCGTCTGGGCAACTATTGTAGAATTAGCCCCGATAATAACATTATGCGCTATCTGGACTAAATTATCGATCTTTGTTCCCCGCCCGATAATCGTCTTGTTAAATCTCGCCCTGTCTATAGTGACATTAGCCCCGATCTCTACATCATCTTCAATAATCACTCTGCCAACCTGAGGAATCTTATGTTGAATATTCTCTAAAGCTATATAGCCAAATCCATCTGAACCAACGACTGTCCCGTTATGGATAATTACTCTATTTCCAATGGTTACCCCTTCGCGAACTGAGACATGCGGATAAAGTACGGTGTTGCTGCCGATTCGTGACCCTTTCCCAATATACACACCAGCATAAATAATCACTTCATCGCCTATCTCAACATTATCTTCTATCATCGTATGTGCCTGAATAGCAAGATTACTGCCCAGTTTAACGTTTTTGCCAATAACGGCTGAAGGGTGTATGCCAACCGCAGGATGGCTGATTTTACTTTCTGAAAAAACACCCAGAACCTTGGCAAAGGCAAATGACGGGTTTTCGGTTCGAATTAAGGGTATATTTGTTTTGACCTGGAGATTTTTTGACAAAATAATGGCTGAGGCCCGAGTTTGTTCAGCCAAACTTCTGTATCTGGAATTAGCAATAAAGGTGATCTCTCCCTGATTAGCTTCTTTTATGCCGGAGACACCGTTAATAACTATCCCGGAATCGCCGTCAAGCTTTCCGGCTATTATCTCGGTTATTTCTTTTAGCGTCTTTTCCATTTTACTTTGTTAATTAAATACGTTACGACTATTTTTTATACTTATCATTCAATATCTTGACAATCTTATCGGTAAGATCTAAGACCTTATTACGATAAAGCAATACTCTTTCGTTTAATATTAAATCATAACCCTTGGACTTGCCATATTCGTTTATCGTATCATCTATATCTTTTAATATTTCTCTGACCATCTCGCTTCTTTTGCTGGTAAGTTCGTCTTTAGCTTCTTTGCTAAAATCCTGCAATTTTTTTATCTTTTTATCGATCTCTGCCTGTTTTCCTTCTTTGGCTGATTCAGAACGCAGCTCCAGTTCATCTTTAAGACTGGTAATTGCACCCTTCATTTTTTCTATCTCGCCCTGCTTATCTTTCCATTCTCTTTCCAGGTTGCTATCAGAATTCTTGGTTCTATTATATTGATCAAATATCTTAGCCAGGTCAATATAGCCAACCTTGGAAATATTTCCAGCCTCCAAACCAATCGGAACAACCAGCGTTACCAACAT
The DNA window shown above is from Candidatus Omnitrophota bacterium and carries:
- a CDS encoding bifunctional UDP-3-O-[3-hydroxymyristoyl] N-acetylglucosamine deacetylase/3-hydroxyacyl-ACP dehydratase; protein product: MKLQKTITNEVKLSGAGLHSGNKVNIRFKPAEINTGVNFVRIDLPGNPVIAAQLSNIIDVTRRRRRTSIRANNAEVHTIEHAISGLAGLEIDNLIIEIDNDEMPCFDGSASRFVETLKKAGIVEQEAPKGYLTIKEPICIQEEKTAMVILPDEQFKVSYTLSYDHPLLKAQYVTFELDPSLFEKEIAPARTFCLECETDELTKQGLGGGADYKNTLVIGKKGVIENKFRFKDECARHKVLDIIGDIYLLGRPLKGHIIAIRSGHSMNLRLLRQLRHYEQKKIGAAIKGEDLLASGQTQLDINDIKKILPHRYPFLLVDRILKVEESKRIVGLKNVTAGEQFFTGHFPQRPIMPGVLVVEALAQTAGVLMLSRKENIGKLAYFVSMNNVKFRRTVVPGDRLILEVDVIKIKSRTGQVRTRALVEGKVACEAELMFSLVTAV
- a CDS encoding OmpH family outer membrane protein, translating into MKKLAVVFLSLSMLVTLVVPIGLEAGNISKVGYIDLAKIFDQYNRTKNSDSNLEREWKDKQGEIEKMKGAITSLKDELELRSESAKEGKQAEIDKKIKKLQDFSKEAKDELTSKRSEMVREILKDIDDTINEYGKSKGYDLILNERVLLYRNKVLDLTDKIVKILNDKYKK
- the lpxA gene encoding acyl-ACP--UDP-N-acetylglucosamine O-acyltransferase, translated to MKIDKTAVIHREAKLADDVEIGPFTTIGKNVAIKSGAKIGSRVSIEGWTEIGKGCRIFNGAVIGSISQDLKYKGEKTKVIIGDNNIIREYVTINLGSSEKNPTIVGNNNLIMAYAHLAHDCIVGSDVILANVATLAGHVTVEDRAVIGGLTAVHQFCRIGTLSITGGCSKIVQDIVPYSMADGHPAKVYGLNVVGLKRAKIPSFRRLELKKAFKYLFKSELPTNNSLKKIKKELPSSSEISCLIKFVKQSKRGISK
- the lpxD gene encoding UDP-3-O-(3-hydroxymyristoyl)glucosamine N-acyltransferase, with the protein product MEKTLKEITEIIAGKLDGDSGIVINGVSGIKEANQGEITFIANSRYRSLAEQTRASAIILSKNLQVKTNIPLIRTENPSFAFAKVLGVFSESKISHPAVGIHPSAVIGKNVKLGSNLAIQAHTMIEDNVEIGDEVIIYAGVYIGKGSRIGSNTVLYPHVSVREGVTIGNRVIIHNGTVVGSDGFGYIALENIQHKIPQVGRVIIEDDVEIGANVTIDRARFNKTIIGRGTKIDNLVQIAHNVIIGANSTIVAQTGISGSTVIGKNVILAGQAGVVGHITIGDNCIVGAQAGVSKSLINGSQVVGSPARPFSLAKRMNVCMKRLPEIFKRVAALEKKTEGKDEIAKNHN